Genomic window (Chitinophagaceae bacterium):
TTTATAAAAATATCCTGCAAATATTTTTCTTGTCTCAAACACCATTTTTTAAAGTCAGATATAGTTTCTGTAAAATCTTCATCTAAAATAGGTTCTCCTTTTTCATTTTTTTCTATGATAAAATTATCGTAGTTTACTTTATAGGTTGGATTAAAAACTTTAATCCTATTACTCGTTTTTACTTCATAGCCTACTTTTTCAATATTTCTAAAAAATACTTCATAGTTTTGGTTTTTTAATTTTTTCAACTCGTTTTCTGGTAATTTGTATGCAATAATAACTGATGTATTTACAGATGTTTCCCCAAAAATACCAGAAGGCATATCAAAAATAGCTGTAATTCTCATTTTTTCCATTAACCATTTTCGTGCTAATTTATGACTATCAATACTCGCTATTGAATTGGATACTACTATTCCCAATCGTCCATAATCTTCTAAAATACGATAAGCGTTTTCAAGGAATATTATGCCTAAATCAATTTTTTTTGCATTGTAAATATTCCAAAGTTCGTAACATTTTAACAACTCTTTTTCTTGACTAGTTTTAGGTTCAAAAGCTCTATTGTCCCCAAATGGAGGATTGGTTAACACAATATTAAATTTTTTAAGTTTAGTGTAATCATTTGAGAATTCCCAATTCCCATTCTTATGAAGGTCTATGTTTAGTGGAAATAAATTATTATCTCTATCAAATTTATGAGAAATAGAACCTAATCCCGATTGAAATTTTAAAGTAGAACGACCATCTCCATTTAAAAGCATGTTCAATTGTGCTAATCTTATCATCTGTTCATCGTTATCCACTCCAAAAATATTTTTATCGTTTACATCACTTTGCGAAGCTATATAAGATACTGATAAAAAATCTGCACTTCCACTTGTAGGATCTATTAAAGTTTCTCCTTCTTTTGGATTAACTATATTTACAATAAATTTTATCAGTGGAATTGGTGTGAGAAACTGCCCTTTTTCTGCTTTGGAAAAGGCATTTGCAAACTGATAAAATACAATCTGCCACAAATCTGTATCACTTGATTTGGTAAAACTATAATCCTGTAAACTATTAACTATGGTTGCAACTACTTTTACGTGAGATTCGTTTTTAAAATCAATTATTGATTCGCTTAGTATTTCTTTATAGGTAGTTTCGGCTTTTTCTTTTAGATCTTTTATTCTTTTAGTGAATTCTAAAACATTTTTATCGTTTAAAGTTCTATAATCTCTTTCTGATGGCTCTATATAAAACTTTAGTTTTTCAATATCATCTTTTTCTTCGTTTTGTATATAATACTTAAGCCATATATTTTTTTTTTCGTCAAATATTTTTAAAGCAATCATTTGTACTAAAATTTCATATCCCCTTTCATTAGTCAAGCTTACCTTATCCATAGTATGAAGTATATTAGCAATTCCATCTTTTAGTTGAGAACTATACACCCCACTAATAATTTCTAAATCATGAATTGTTCTTTTGGAACGATCTATTTTTGGATGATAAACTTTGTTTAATAATTGTTTATAACTTGGAATGGTATAATAGGCATCAAATAAATGTAATTGTAAATCTTTTGTTTTACTATCTTCTTTTTTACTATTGTAATTTTCATTAAGTCGTAAAAATTTATTTTCTTGTTTTTTAAACAGATATAATCTTTCAGTATCATACATTATACCTAAACAAAAATCACATTCTGACTCTTTTAAATATGCTTTTAGTTGCTTATCCCAAACATCGGCAACATTTTTGTTGTCTTCTTTTTTAAATTCAATTACGCAGATTAAATGTTTTCGTAACCATTCTAAACTTTCATTGTTTCCATTTTCATGAAAATCTTTGTATTTGTCAAACCAAGTAATGTCGTCAAAAATTGCTCCGTCTAATTTTAAAGGTGCCGAAGATTTGTTTCCTTTTGGAAACTGTACTTCTGTTCCTATATAATCTTTTGTATATAAGCCAGATTGAATGATAGCATATAAAAACTGCCACTTATAATATTGCTCGTTTTTAGTTCCGTTTTTTTTTTTGAAATTCGTTTTTTTATTAAAAGTTAGATGCTCTGGAATGAAACAGTCAAACTCTACTACACTTTCATATTTGCTGTCAAATTCTTGTTTTGCTTCTGTAAAAGTCATTTATAAATTTCTGTTAAAATAAAATGAGTAAAACTATTTTACTCTTTATAGTGGGTTCTAAAAATTGATTTTGAAATATAAGAACTCCTTCAGTATTTTTTTACAATGATAATACAAAGAGGTATATTTTTTTACATTTTATATATTTCTTTTTTATTTTTCTATGTTTTTTCTACTTTTCATTACTCACAAAATGCATTTTCAAATTTGGTATCAAATTCTTATTTCGCTTTCGTTACATTGATTTATAAATTTCTGCTTTATGAAAATAGGAATTTTATACCCCTTTTTATTATTCATTTTTTCAAAAATATACCATTTTGAAATAATTGTTTTATAAAAATATATATTGCAGGAATATATATTCTATTGAAATAAGTTTATTGCATATTTAAGAAAATATAACAATGAAAGAAAACAGGAGAAATTTTATAAAAAAAACAGCACTTGTTGCGGGGGTAGGTGGAAGCATAGCTTCTTCTTTTTTTACAGCGGGAGCAGGGGTTTCAAAAGAGGGTGATAAAGATAAAAAAGTTCGTTTAGGATTTATAGGGGTGGGGTTACGAGGGCAGAATCATTTAGAATTGGTATTGGAGAGAAAGGACTGTGTCGTAATTGCTTTAGCAGATATAAATGAACCCAATGCAAGAACTGCTCAAGATATGGTAGTAAAAGCAGGCGGAAAATCTCCTTTTATCTATACCAAAGGCGAATATGATTTTTTGAATCTTCTGAAAAGAGAAGATATTGATGCTGTTATTATTGCAACCCCTTGGGAATGGCATGCCTCTATGGCAGTAGAATCAATGAAGCATGGAAAAAATGTAGGAGTGGAGGTTTCTGCGGCAAATACTTTGGAAGAATGTTGGGATTTGGTAAATACTTCTGAAAACACAGGGAAGCAGTGTATGATTTTAGAAAATGTATGTTACAGAAGAGATGTCATGGCAGTACTCAATATGGTAAGAAATAATATCTTTGGGGAGCTTATACATTTGGAATGCGGTTACCAACATGATTTACGAGAAGTGAAGTTTAATGACGGAAAACAACCCTACGGAGGAGGAGTAGAATTTGGAGAAAAAGCATACAGCGAAGCACGTTGGAGGACACTTCATTCTGTAAAACGAAACGGCGATTTATACCCTACGCATGGCATAGGTCCCGTAGCACAAATGCTCAATATAAACAAAGGAAATAGGTTCATTTCTCTTACTTCTACCGCTTCTAAATCACGAGGACTACATAATTATATTATTAAAAATGGTGGAGAAGACCATCCAAATGCAAAAGTGCGATTTAAATTAGGAGACGTTATTACTACTGTTCTAAAAACAGCCGATGAAGAGACGATTATCGTTTCTCATGACACTAATCTGCCTCGCCCCTACTCTTTAGGGTTTAGAGTGCAAGGAGAAAATGGTATATGGATGGATGTAAATAAGTCCATTTATATAGAAGGGGCTTCAGCACAAAAACATAAATGGGAAGAGGCACAGCCATGGATAGAAAAATATGACCATCCTCTTTGGAAAAGATATACCAAAGAGTCAGAAAGTGCTGGGCATGGGGGAATGGATTTTTTTGTAATTCATGCATTTATAGAAGCAACAAAAAGGAATCTTCCTACCCCTTTGGATGCTTATGATGCGGCGGCTTGGAGCGCTATTTCACCGCTTTCCGAAATATCTATTGCTTGCGGCTCAAAGCCAATAGAATTTCCTGATTTTACTCGTGGAAAATGGATGAATAGAGTCAATAAATTTGCTCTCAATGATGATTTTTAGTAAAAAAACAATTTCTTGTTTTTTTATATAAAGAATAATGAGTCCAATCCAAAAAGACGATTTTGATACATTTATAGATTTGTAACTGTTGATTATCAATAATTTTAAAATTCAATATTTCTGTAAAAATGACTTTTCGGAGTTGACTCAATAATTATATTTTTACTTTTTTAATATACAAATAGTTATAAAGAATGTATGGTTACTTTTCCAAATGCCAAAATTAATATAGGATTACATATATTACAAAAAAGAGAAGACGGTTTTCATGATATTTCTACATGTATGTATCCCGTATATTTTCTAACCGATATTTTGGAAATAATACCATCAGATACAATACATTTTACCTCTTCGGGTATTGCTATGGAGGAAAAAGCAGAAAACCTCTGTG
Coding sequences:
- a CDS encoding N-6 DNA methylase — translated: MTFTEAKQEFDSKYESVVEFDCFIPEHLTFNKKTNFKKKNGTKNEQYYKWQFLYAIIQSGLYTKDYIGTEVQFPKGNKSSAPLKLDGAIFDDITWFDKYKDFHENGNNESLEWLRKHLICVIEFKKEDNKNVADVWDKQLKAYLKESECDFCLGIMYDTERLYLFKKQENKFLRLNENYNSKKEDSKTKDLQLHLFDAYYTIPSYKQLLNKVYHPKIDRSKRTIHDLEIISGVYSSQLKDGIANILHTMDKVSLTNERGYEILVQMIALKIFDEKKNIWLKYYIQNEEKDDIEKLKFYIEPSERDYRTLNDKNVLEFTKRIKDLKEKAETTYKEILSESIIDFKNESHVKVVATIVNSLQDYSFTKSSDTDLWQIVFYQFANAFSKAEKGQFLTPIPLIKFIVNIVNPKEGETLIDPTSGSADFLSVSYIASQSDVNDKNIFGVDNDEQMIRLAQLNMLLNGDGRSTLKFQSGLGSISHKFDRDNNLFPLNIDLHKNGNWEFSNDYTKLKKFNIVLTNPPFGDNRAFEPKTSQEKELLKCYELWNIYNAKKIDLGIIFLENAYRILEDYGRLGIVVSNSIASIDSHKLARKWLMEKMRITAIFDMPSGIFGETSVNTSVIIAYKLPENELKKLKNQNYEVFFRNIEKVGYEVKTSNRIKVFNPTYKVNYDNFIIEKNEKGEPILDEDFTETISDFKKWCLRQEKYLQDIFI
- a CDS encoding Gfo/Idh/MocA family oxidoreductase, with product MKENRRNFIKKTALVAGVGGSIASSFFTAGAGVSKEGDKDKKVRLGFIGVGLRGQNHLELVLERKDCVVIALADINEPNARTAQDMVVKAGGKSPFIYTKGEYDFLNLLKREDIDAVIIATPWEWHASMAVESMKHGKNVGVEVSAANTLEECWDLVNTSENTGKQCMILENVCYRRDVMAVLNMVRNNIFGELIHLECGYQHDLREVKFNDGKQPYGGGVEFGEKAYSEARWRTLHSVKRNGDLYPTHGIGPVAQMLNINKGNRFISLTSTASKSRGLHNYIIKNGGEDHPNAKVRFKLGDVITTVLKTADEETIIVSHDTNLPRPYSLGFRVQGENGIWMDVNKSIYIEGASAQKHKWEEAQPWIEKYDHPLWKRYTKESESAGHGGMDFFVIHAFIEATKRNLPTPLDAYDAAAWSAISPLSEISIACGSKPIEFPDFTRGKWMNRVNKFALNDDF